TGGTGAACATAGATTTATTTGGAAAACATGGGAAATAGAAGTATATATGTTTCTAGAAGGTCTAATGGCAATTTCCCATGGAAGCTATAGTCCGAGAGGTTGAAGTTTTTCATTTGAAGATTGAAGTTTAACTTTGTAACTGTTAAAATATAACTCACAAGAAAACTATCATTTTAAGTTATAACTTTTATGAATACTTCTATTTAACAAATCAATGTAATTGTCGTCCACCAGAAAAAGCAAACACATTCATGTGCACTGATTAAATTGagatttacataaataaaataaattattgaaataatttatttcttccactatttattttaataagtttttaattatatttcattgaaataaacataataatttagctatttttatcatgttaataaaataaaaaataaaacgtgACATTTGTTGTATGATTTCAAATAACAAGTTACTAACATATTTATCGAGTCATCATTTTCTTATTAACACTTTATACCATTCAAGTTTTAATAAACACTAAAagtagttgaaaattttaaataataagactaaattaaaattaacttaaaaatagtataaaggAACAAACTATTAAAACCtagtgtatatataaatataattaacaatttGTTTAAACTTAACTGCATGTATCTGATAATGTTAAACGTGCATagataacttaattttatatataatcttttcaGTAGGAAATACGTACAACTTGCGGGGATAGCTTAGTTGGGAGAGCGTCAGACCGAAGATGAAGGTCACGTGTTCGATCCACGTTCATTGGTTCTGGTTTGagaataatattgtttatttttattagtttatcttttgtttctattttatgaATGGTATTTACTTACacttacaataataatatgttatacGTGAGTGAATACCAttcataaaatagaaaaaaagataaactaatgaaaattaacaatattacataaaacaatattattctcaaatcatataaattaaatattaagatagtgtcatttaaatgttgtctataTATCATTACCTATAAATTAATCACTCCCACTAGAACAAAATTAACTTGACAAACATAGTCTTTTGATATTTCAACTATGTTGACGTCTCAAAGTTCATCTATCATTTCCATCGTAACAAAGTTCATCACTTAATCTaaattaatagttaataataagaataaaatgcatatataataatactgGCCTTACGATACAATCATCACAACACGACTTTCACAATTTAACCCTTATAACttaaaaacataacatatatatttaactttatttatgaaatactaatatattgaacaaactcaaaaactatacatttattataattaacttttgTCTCTCAAAATCTACATCTAGgataaatttcttatatttatgaGATATAAAgcttcaaattataaaatatttcttcaactcaataataataataaatataaagaaataatatgctATGTGAATAGGAGGAACCTGAACCCCCCGCCTTGTACTGTCCATTCTGCTGTCCCATTCTATGCTTTCCTCTGTTTCTTCacttaaatataaagaaaagtgGCATCTCTGTGTTTGCCATGTGTAATCACCCTTCTGTGTCCTTCCTCTGTCTCACTCAAaagcttgaaaaaattattagatgacatattatatcaaatatttaaataattttaaatattttcttccttttcaccTTCACCCTCCTACGAATAAAAGAGAAAGTACCACAGTTATTCTGGTGAGAATAAGGTACGGGAAGTAAAGAAGtggaaatattaaatttatgtttagagttatcctttttttttttaaatgaagaaaaagatattttttaaacacagtgaatattcattaaaacaagaaaaagagttATTCACTTCATTTTAGAAAATCTTTCacataacaaatttattttttagtttccttattttttcaaatatcataAAGTTTTCTGTTTCAGTTATTGTTCTCATTTCCATTCCCACTACTCACACTGCACCTTCATGGCGTCCCTAACTCCTGGCGTCCTCTCCAAGCTCCTAGAGAACGCCGGCAGCAAGGTAACCGCCGCGCACCGCCAGGCCCTCCTCCAGGTCACGGAGATCGTGCCGCGTCTCTCCTCCACCTCCGCCCTGCAGACCCGCGGCTACTTCATCAAGCTCTCCGACTCCCTCCACTCCGCCTTCGTCTCCGTCCCCGACGACGACGCCCACCTCATCTGCTCCGACAAGCTTCAGCTCGGCCACTTCGTCTACGTCACCCGCCTAGACCGCGCCTCCCCCGTCCCCATAGTCCGCGGTCTCACCGTCCTGCCCAAGCGCCGCCCCTGCGTCGGCAACCCAACAGAGCTCCTCCCCGGCGCGTCCCTCCACGCGCTCCAGAGCCAGACTGAAGGGGTGAAGAAGAGGGTCGCTGAGAAGAAGGTGGAGACGAGGAGGTTGAGTTTGGACTCTGCGAGAAGGGTCTGGGATCATAGCCCTGTTCGCAAGGAGAAAACCGGTTCTGCGAGTTCCGGTGGTGGTAAACTCAAGCACAAGAAATCCAACCCCACTTCGCCTAACGTGTGTTGCTGTTCTTTTTCTgctgttttcttcttctttcaatcaTTTACTCACATGTGGGGATGTTTGGAGAATAGAAGGGAAGAAAAAGGAGGGAAAAGGAagtatctttgttttttttttttttggtagagagaaaaaaacatttttgtatATGGGAATGAACTTTTTAAATTCAGAATTTTTAATgggctttcttttctttgtttttcattcaCTGTTCCAAGTTCCTATTTTAGCAGGGAGTATGATGGAtggaaaataagagaaaaaaattttaaatttgaattgaacACGGAGAGgaaaaaaggatttttttatttatcaaataattttttttttatttcacctTTTCTTCGAGTAAAAGATCTGAACTGCATTTaagtttgtgttttatttttaattcttagttTGTTTGATGAATGAAAGGTTTTTCCTTTTGGATCCCTTGGACTGTTTGTTGTAAATTTTGCATGGGTTTTCTTTGAAGGGGTGGTTTAATAGAGGGTTTGTCAGGGAGTGAGTGAGTGTGTTCTTATAGTATGTATTTGATGGCGGACATATTATAGTAGTCATTAAGTTGTGTTCAGCAATGTCCCAAGTTTAAGGTTGTAGATTTTTAAGGAAACGTGAGGTTGTCGTCCCACTGCTGAATgttgttttttccttttgttaaaTCACCGTTTTGGATAAATGAGGgccctcttctttttttttttttttttaatttttttgtgctTTTAAAAGGCTTTAATTTCTGTTGTTGTGGACCACGCCCACAGCTTTTTCTTCGTAAGCTTTGAAACGTTGTCAATATTTTTTTGGCAATGAATTACGTAAATGTGTTTCGTGAATGTTTATGGTAGGGCCTTGGTAGAGGGTACTTTTGAGGGTGCTACAAGCTCTGATGTCTGCACTGCATGCAGCAAGATTATAACACTTTTACTCTGATGTTGTGTGAGacaaaaaaggtttttttttatgcgtcGTTTGTTGTGTTTTAGCTTTCTTGAAGCTTATTGTGGGTACATGGTGTATGATGCTGTAGGTGATAGACAAGAAGATTTCTACTAAAGCTGATTCTCCGCTAAAATCTCCAACTTCTAGTGTCTCACccttgaagaaaaaaaatgagaatctGTGTCCAAAATCATTGACAAACACTCCTCTGAGGAAGAGTAATGGCAGTTGGTCACCCTGTGGTGACACTGTTCATAGCCAACTAGTAAAGGTTCCCCTCAATTTCAAGACTTGGTCTTACGATACTCCTGCATCTTGGGATGATCTCTCACCCTCCATGTGTGATCTTGCAAAGGTATTGAACTGGATTCGTGTCTTGCTAATATTCAAACTTTTACTCAACCATCTctagtttttgaattttgttgtgCCACTCTTTTGCAGCAAGTTGTAGGTCAtagaaattttacttttttggtGGCTGTTCGGTCTCTTGAAGAAGCATCTGCTACAGATACTGTGATCCAATGCATGtggtatatatttatttaatatttttattgtagatAATACAGTTCTTATGTTTTTGTCACCTCTTTCTGCGATTCCTTCTCATTGGTATTGGCCATACTTATGTCTACAAATGCATATTATCTGGTCATgcaatatttataatattgcaTTTAACGATATAATGAACCTAAACACTTTCTAATTTCTGAAAGCATTTCTTGTTATTGAAATACAGAAATGCTTCTGTACtgtttctttcaaaatatgGTTAACTGATTTGTGCTGTAAACTGTACCTGTACCCCCTGTGCCCTTTTCAGTTTTAGGGTACAAGTTGTTGTGGATTTTATCTTTCTAAATGCGTGTCACTATTTGAATGTTATTTCAACTAAATTTCTTGCCAAGCAAATATCATGACAAGTCTTATGGTTGTTCAATCACTATCATTGTCACTTGTAGATAATCAGAATTGGAAGGAAATTTCTGTGTTTTCTAATAATAGCTTGTCTGGATCAGCTTCTTCAGGGAAATAGTTCTTTCTTTTCTAAAGCTATCTTAAAGTGATTACTTTTCTTGAAGTTAGctaaacacaacacacacagaAACATACACATTGTTTTTTCCTCCTTTGGGTAAAGATGAGCTACTGGAAtggctttataattttatcGACTGAGATGAGCATTCTTTCTCAGCATGTTTGCAGAACTTTGCAAGTCATATCAAACACATTCTGCTGGATCACTTGTGAAGCAGTTTTTGGAGCTTCACCTGAGTTTGCGGAGAGTTTTAGTGCTGTTTGATTCTTTGCTCACCCCATTTCCCGAACCAAAGCCAAGCGGCCACTCTACACTGCAGTGTGCAACAGAAGATGCTGGCAAAGTTCCCAGTGGAATGAATGCTATATCTTGGGTACAAGCTGCCATAGGTACCAATCTTTCCAGATTCAATCTATTTGAAAAACAGGTGAAAAGTGAGGTTCTGAATGATGAGAAATGTCATTATGTTGTCATTGAGAATTCTCCTGAGGACATCAATACTGAGAATGCAACTGCTCAAAGCAAGCAAAACCGAGCAATTCAAGCAAGTCCCTTGCCGAATTCAATTGCTAAAAAGCTTCCTTCTGCGAAGCGGAAACTCTTGGCAACCAAGAACAAGGATGCTGCCAAGCAGGATCAACCAAAAGGAATTGAAATAAAGGTGGCTGCAAGTTTGGCTGAAAAACTGCTTGAGGCATCTAGTGAATGGTTCCTGGAGTACTTGGAGGAGTCCCTACGGAATGAATTTGGGTTGAAAAATGAAGTGAACACTGAAATTGCAAGTCTTCTCGGACAGCTCAAACAGGTGAATCACTGGTTAGATAATTTGGTTGGTGGAGATAAGGTCGATCGGAGAGTAGAGAAGCTAAGGAAAAAATTGTACCGGTTTCTACTAGAGCATGTTAATTCCACTATTGCTTCTAATTAATAAATGTGCAATAACAAAATGACtaacaaaattgagaaaatggAGAAAACTATCCTCAACTGACTCTGCATTGGACAGCTGACATTGGTATTACGGTGAAGATTTAAAGTTAGGATCTTAACCCTTGTATAAGTTAATTTAACTTTCTGGCTGAACAAAGTAATTCCCAAGATTGTACTATTTTTGAGTTGTATTCTATGATAAGGATATGTCATTACTTACTATTATTGACTGTAGATTTATGTTGTAATTCATTTTGGATTAACCTTTTGGTCATTTGTTTCCATTACGGTCTTTAAGCTAACCTTTAGAAATATCAAGTACACTCTTAAGGTGTAGTTCTGGCTATTGTATGAGCAAATGCCATTCTTTGCGTTTATTGACTACAAACCGTTAATTCTTGGTTTGTAGTATTGTGCCAAAAGGTTGGCTTTTTTTCTGTGGTGCAGAATGTTTTGGTTTCGTTTTCAAGACAAAAGAATAATCGTGCCAAAGGGTAtggtagagaaagaaagagacacTGATAGAGACATTTTATAAGAGCACTAGGACCATGTGtgaaaacatcaaaattcaAAAGCTAACGCCTTCTGTGATGAAGGTATACTTTGATATTTTAGTTGGTCAAAAGTAATGTGTATGGGATGAAGTTGATGATCTCGGAAGCTGTGCCTCCTCAACAATTGGAGCTGACTTTCCCAAGGCTTTCATTCCTTTACAAGACTTCATGTGTTTGTACATTTTCTCAGGCTTAAACGACTTCCCACATTGCCTGCATCATCAAGTCCTATTTATGGTCTTTCTCATTGATGATTATGATAAAAACGTGAAATTGAAAGTGTCTCGAAACATATGGGCATCAAGTACATAGCTCATACATACTACACTAACTACCTCTCATTTAATTGACATGCATGAAACAACTGTGAAATCTTTAACACTATACCCCGCAGCCAAAAGTTGGTAAACATCACAATCTGCTAATAAATGTCAacccttttttatattttatattttattacaagaaAATCTAAATTATGGATTTTGACTAGACTTATACAACCACCCTGAATCTTCACTTCACTGGCCTTTTTGTTGGAAACTTTTGCCACTTGTCGTTTCagtatatatgttttaatttttttcatacttattAGACTAATAACAAACAGTCTAGTGCAGCTTTTCTGGTCTCCATGCACCTCATTTAGCTGAGCCTCAATCAGGTCCTGACAAGTCCTAATATTGTATCCTATTGATCTTCAACAGAGCTAAAACATCTTCCACAAATATAACCGTGAGTTTTCATGCACAGTTGCTTCTCACCATACTGTTGAAATGgtaataattgaaattatattcaaGAGGTGACATTTTGAGTCACTTACGAGCAAATTGGTCCACCAAATGGTTTGGAAGAACTTTGATTTAGCAAGTCGCCTAACTTTTTCCTGCTCCTGTTTGTTTCCTCACCATCAAAGCTTTTtctgcaaacaagaaaaaagaatgagaaatCAAGAAGAAACCAAGTAGATAATAATATTAGGAtcattagtttaaaatatattcaaagtTCAATGAATAGCATAACTCATCACCTTGCGCCATATTGCTGTTTCTGGTCTTGATGACCCCAAGAAGTCCTAAAGCACCTCTCTGATCCTCCCAATCGGTCTCCCTTACAAATCTCAGCTTTTGATTCAGGTATGTTGCTGGGTTCCTTCGAAATTTTTGTTTGAGCCGGGTTCATGATGACGAGTGCTGCATCGTTTGTTTCCACAGTGCCACAAGTGATCCAATTTCgaaaaatattagaaacttTGGTAGAATTGCTTCTGATCTTAGTGAAGGATGATTGAGATGATGATGTGGATATGGTGGACAGGGATGAATCAGGTGAGTGAGTCTTATTTTGGTCATCTTTGTGAGTGCCCTTCTTACTCAACAGATTGTGATACAAGGAAGGCAATGAGCAAGTCTCTAATTTCTCCTGGTGCATTTCACTGCCTGTTGTGATCTCTAAGTGCTTCTCTTCTTCAACCTTAGAAGAGTCATCATCTGTCACAGAAGACCTGTCTGAGCTGAAGACCAACGAGTCCTGACTGATTTCTGATGACCCTTTTGTTGGAGAATTTGTTTTCGAATTCTGGTCTGGTTGAATCTGAGATTCTTCTTCTGCTAGAGACAGTGGCGGCTGCTGGTGTTGCTGCTGGTGGTGTTCTTTGTCCTCTACAACTTGTAATTGAGGGCACATCTTTTCAGCATGGATATCACAAACTACaggtttcttttcttctagTGAAGGAGTTGTTGCTACAGCATTATCGAAAAAGTTGTCCAACTTAATGAGGCTTTTGACATTATTGGAAAAGTGCAGAATGCTTTGGAAATGTCCATGGATAGAAATTATGGGTGGCCATACTGAAATATTAATGAGAATAACAAAAGTGGGAATAGAAATTTTGTCTAAGTACATACCAAATGGGGTAGTGTGGATTTGTGATCCTTTGAGGATGTATTCATTGTCAGAGATGGGGGTTATGAGGTCGTCATCCAGCAAGTCTTGCCACACATATCCACTCTTGTACCTTCTGCCGTTCAATAATTGTTAGTTACAAATTCATCACAATGCACACATATGGTTAAAGGTTAAAAAAATGGACCCAAGCACTCAACCTCTTGTAGGACCAAGAAAATGCCTCAGGCAAGTCTTTTCCTCTCAATTCCCCAAGCCATCTCTTGACATCTTTTCAGGAGATAAATAAAAGGCAATACCGTTAGCtaataaaaatcacattaatCACAGCAAAAATGATCCATCAACACCTAGAAAGAGATTGTAAATGTGAAAGGTAATATGATGTGACAAGAGAAAAGATAGAAACCAAGAGTGTCTGCATTTCTTTACTCTATTCACATCACCTTATGCGTAGTGCACCAGAAACAACAATATGCAGAAAATGAACAAAGGAAACACAACACACCTCTCAGATAAACTCCATTACGAGTAAGATGAAGAACACGAATTAGATGAGGATGATCTGCACGACCACCAATCTGACTGAGGAAGTAAATGATGTGAAGCCTTCTCACTTCTCCTAAAGCTTTGCCTTCCATTTCAATTTCTCTTGGTGTGTTATTCTTCTTGCTTTTGCTGCAGTAAACACCAATACCCTCTTAACAAAGGAACCCTACAACTACTCTTCTTTTGAGGAACCCTCTATTGTTTAACTCAGCTATCTTCTACTATgcttcaaaatattatataaaacgtAGAAAGCAGCAGCTAACATTGgaaaacacacaacacaagAGATCTTTGTCTCTCTGCCGGCCTGCGACACAAGGAACTGAACTGACATCACAGCATGCAAACCTTTAtgtcaaataaaatattcacaaatttcatatcattatcatataatatatgGTTAATATCATGCAGGCCTGCTAGGTAGCTACATTAGCATATATGCATGGAGTGCTTACTTGTTCTTATCTTctaacaagaaaacaaaaacatcttATCTCCCTAACATAGACAAAAGAATGATAAACATCGAGACCAGAGAATATCAAGCAAGTGACTAGAACGCAGTTACCTTTACCTCTTCTTTCTAACAGAAAAAgcagatagagagagagaaaaaaaagtgtgCAAGAATTGACCAGGTTTGAGGATATATAAAGATGTAGCAGAGTGGAACAAGGTTCAGGGATAATCTGATTTCTCGCGATTTAAGAAATCatataataaatgtattataGTCAGCTTTTGACTTAACATCATTGTTCCCCAAAAAGTTCTTTTCTGTTTCATAGAGGGATGGtatgaaaaaagagagaaaaagaatgaaagaaagataattAATGTGAGTGAGAATTAAGATTTATTGTTTGACTCAGAAactagaaaattaaattattttatttcttattaataactttcttttattattataatataaaaattatggaTGTTGAATTATAGCACAAATAGTATTGTTTTGGAATATGTTGAATAACTGCCTCtacatgtattttattatatttttttcttagtgTTGTAATGTGCATACTATATTACACATACTTGCCTATAAAATTTTTCATACCCTTTTGCATTGGAGTAATTTtgatagtttattattattattattgttgttgacTTTCTGAAATTCAACAAACAGAATTCAAGATAAAACAATTAGAAACTGAAATGTAGTcctaatcaattattaaaattatgaagtCTAGGCTAATGATTAAGAAAACACACCAATTTGACTCggtcaaaaataattaaatgaaatggTATATTGAatgtattgaaaaatattatatataatatatatgattaaaaagaataatattttattacaaaatatt
This DNA window, taken from Vigna radiata var. radiata cultivar VC1973A chromosome 5, Vradiata_ver6, whole genome shotgun sequence, encodes the following:
- the LOC106760568 gene encoding uncharacterized protein LOC106760568 isoform X2: MEGKALGEVRRLHIIYFLSQIGGRADHPHLIRVLHLTRNGVYLRDVKRWLGELRGKDLPEAFSWSYKRRYKSGYVWQDLLDDDLITPISDNEYILKGSQIHTTPFATTPSLEEKKPVVCDIHAEKMCPQLQVVEDKEHHQQQHQQPPLSLAEEESQIQPDQNSKTNSPTKGSSEISQDSLVFSSDRSSVTDDDSSKVEEEKHLEITTGSEMHQEKLETCSLPSLYHNLLSKKGTHKDDQNKTHSPDSSLSTISTSSSQSSFTKIRSNSTKVSNIFRNWITCGTVETNDAALVIMNPAQTKISKEPSNIPESKAEICKGDRLGGSERCFRTSWGHQDQKQQYGARKSFDGEETNRSRKKLGDLLNQSSSKPFGGPICSQCGKSFKPEKMYKHMKSCKGMKALGKSAPIVEEAQLPRSSTSSHTHYF
- the LOC106760568 gene encoding uncharacterized protein LOC106760568 isoform X1, which encodes MAMESSKGYSHYTKEDLHIMKSKSKKNNTPREIEMEGKALGEVRRLHIIYFLSQIGGRADHPHLIRVLHLTRNGVYLRDVKRWLGELRGKDLPEAFSWSYKRRYKSGYVWQDLLDDDLITPISDNEYILKGSQIHTTPFATTPSLEEKKPVVCDIHAEKMCPQLQVVEDKEHHQQQHQQPPLSLAEEESQIQPDQNSKTNSPTKGSSEISQDSLVFSSDRSSVTDDDSSKVEEEKHLEITTGSEMHQEKLETCSLPSLYHNLLSKKGTHKDDQNKTHSPDSSLSTISTSSSQSSFTKIRSNSTKVSNIFRNWITCGTVETNDAALVIMNPAQTKISKEPSNIPESKAEICKGDRLGGSERCFRTSWGHQDQKQQYGARKSFDGEETNRSRKKLGDLLNQSSSKPFGGPICSQCGKSFKPEKMYKHMKSCKGMKALGKSAPIVEEAQLPRSSTSSHTHYF
- the LOC106760567 gene encoding uncharacterized protein LOC106760567 isoform X1; this translates as MASLTPGVLSKLLENAGSKVTAAHRQALLQVTEIVPRLSSTSALQTRGYFIKLSDSLHSAFVSVPDDDAHLICSDKLQLGHFVYVTRLDRASPVPIVRGLTVLPKRRPCVGNPTELLPGASLHALQSQTEGVKKRVAEKKVETRRLSLDSARRVWDHSPVRKEKTGSASSGGGKLKHKKSNPTSPNVIDKKISTKADSPLKSPTSSVSPLKKKNENLCPKSLTNTPLRKSNGSWSPCGDTVHSQLVKVPLNFKTWSYDTPASWDDLSPSMCDLAKQVVGHRNFTFLVAVRSLEEASATDTVIQCMCMFAELCKSYQTHSAGSLVKQFLELHLSLRRVLVLFDSLLTPFPEPKPSGHSTLQCATEDAGKVPSGMNAISWVQAAIGTNLSRFNLFEKQVKSEVLNDEKCHYVVIENSPEDINTENATAQSKQNRAIQASPLPNSIAKKLPSAKRKLLATKNKDAAKQDQPKGIEIKVAASLAEKLLEASSEWFLEYLEESLRNEFGLKNEVNTEIASLLGQLKQVNHWLDNLVGGDKVDRRVEKLRKKLYRFLLEHVNSTIASN
- the LOC106760567 gene encoding uncharacterized protein LOC106760567 isoform X2, which encodes MASLTPGVLSKLLENAGSKVTAAHRQALLQVTEIVPRLSSTSALQTRGYFIKLSDSLHSAFVSVPDDDAHLICSDKLQLGHFVYVTRLDRASPVPIVRGLTVLPKRRPCVGNPTELLPGASLHALQSQTEGVKKRVAEKKVETRRLSLDSARRVWDHSPVRKEKTGSASSGGGKLKHKKSNPTSPNVIDKKISTKADSPLKSPTSSVSPLKKKNENLCPKSLTNTPLRKSNGSWSPCGDTVHSQLVKVPLNFKTWSYDTPASWDDLSPSMCDLAKQVVGHRNFTFLVAVRSLEEASATDTVIQCMCMFAELCKSYQTHSAGSLVKQFLELHLSLRRVLVLFDSLLTPFPEPKPSGHSTLQCATEDAGKVPSGMNAISWVQAAIEFS